ACGCAGCGCGAGCCGCGCGCTGCCGATGCCCGTGGGCACCGCGTACTGACGGGTGAACGGCTCCCACGCATCGGGCTGCGTCACATTGAACCCGAACACGACGTGGGCCGCCGAGACGGGCGACCAGAACCAGCCCGGCGGCGCCGGTCGCGTGGCCGTGATGTCGTTCCCCTCGGCGTCGTAGAGCCGCACTCCCAGAATCTGTGTCGTCTCGGTCGATGCGGCCCGGGCCTGCCAGGTGATGCTCACTGACTCGCCGCTCGGCACGACAAATGGGCCGGCCGTCGCCAGTCCAGCGCCCGTGCTCATCCCGTCGCCGAGCACCACGTGCCCGGAGCCGCCGACGCCTCCCTCCGGCTGCCATGTCGCCAGCCCCGTCCCGCCGCTGGCCCAGGTCTCGAGCCGCGCAACGCGCTCCGCGTACGGCGGCTTGTTCGGATCGCTCCCCCACGGCTGCCACGCCAGCCACGGCTCGGTGTAGTAGAAGATGCTGATCCCGAGCTGCGCACACAGGGCACGTTCCTCGGCAGTCAGGCCCCAAGTCTCCAGCCACGCGAACCCGAAGTCCTGGGGATTGGGAATCTGGCTTGGGAGGATCGGGTACATCCACGCGCCTTCGCGTGTCGCACGTTTGACGAACGCATCCGGAAATAGTGTCTGGTAGCGCTGCACGGCGGCGCGGAACCCCCACTCCGCCGCGTGCCGAAACAAGAGGAGCGCGACGGCGGCGCGCCCGGCACCGAGCTTGAGGGTCTGCGGCGTGAGCGACAGCTCCCAGACCGATTGCAGCCCGGCAGATGGGTCGTATTCGCAGCGCTGCGCCGTGGGTGGGCCCATCGCCACGCCCAACGCAACCCCGCGCGTAGTGCTCGTCATGCTGCCCAGCGGATAGAAGCCCACGTCGTGCCCGGCCAATACGAACGTATTCCGGCACCGTTCGCCCGGTCCAACGTAGCGCGCCGTGTCGAGATCGTCCCACCACGACCAGTTCGTCGCGTCGATCGGCAACGCCCACGTCAGCACCAGCGGCCGGTCCTGCGGTTCGGCCGACAGGTCCTGCGCGGCGATGTCAATCCAGATGGCACCGCGCTCCACGACCGCGCGCGTCTCGATCTTCAGCTCATGCGTGGGCAACTCCACGACCTGTTCGAAGCCACCTGGAACGGGCGTCAGCGGCCCCGCCGCCACGAGCGCCTCGGTCCAGCCAATCCCGCCGGTCGCGTCGAGCTGCAGGTCATCGATGTGCACGAACGCGTCGCCGCCAGTCCAGTACCGCAGTGACACGCGCAGCGCCGCAGCCGTACGCGGCACCGCGTAAGCACATTCAAACGCTTCCCACATGTCCACCGTGGTGCAGCTTAGCCCACAGACGGCGTGTGCCTGTGACGTACTGGTCCAGCCCCAGCCCGGCGGGGCCGCCACGCTGGCGGTGATGTCGACGCCGTCCGCGTCGTAGACGCGCACGCAGAGGATTTGCAGCGTGGCGCTGCTGGCCGTCCGGGCTCGCCAGCCGATGCGGACATGCGTGCCGCCGGTCACGGCGATCGGTGCCGCCATGGCCATACCCGCGCCGGTCGTTTGTCCGTCGCCCAGTCGCAGGTGTCCGCCGCCCTCGTCCGCGACCCACGTGACATACGGACCGGCCGAGTTCCAGTCCGCGTTATGCGCGCTGGTCCACGGTCCACCATCGGTCGTGAAATTCAGCGCCAGCAGCTCCCCGGGCGGCAGGGCCTGGCCGATGCACACGCGCGCCGCGCCGGGTGATCCCGGCAACAGCGGTACGGTTTCACCCTCGATCTCGACGCCGGTCACCGCTCCGCTGGCTTGGTCGAATGCGACGCGCAAGCCGTCCGTCGTCTCAAGCGCGATTTGCGCACCGGCCAGTGGCGTGACGCAGACGATGAATACGTATAGCGCCGCCCTGGACACGATTCGTGCGCTCCACGTATGTAAGATCGGCTCGGGCGCGGGACCAGCTTCACCCGCGGTTGGTCCGCCGCTGCTGATCCGGCCATGCCCGGCGTGGCTTCGCGCGGCTCCCTGGCGCATGCCGACCCCATTCTACCGCGCCGGACACCCCGCGCATGGCATTTCCCCGTGTGTCAGGGCGCCGCGCATGACAGGCGCGCGGTGGCTGCTGCGGCGCGGCAAGTTCCGCTGGGCGGTCGCGGCAATGCACCGGCGCGGTATAATCCCGTCCAATTCTTCCAGTCACTCTGCGAGGATTCAGACATGGATCACCCGAGCCCGCCGGTCGCGTTCCGTCTGCCACACTGTTGTCCTGGTCACCATGCGCATCAAGGCATCGCCGACCTCACCCGCCGCGAGTTCCTCGGCTGCAGCGCGGGTGCGGTCCTGGGCGGTATCGCCCTGGCCCATTTATCGTGGCCGGCGCTGGCCGGCGGACGCGCCGACGAGCCTGCGCCGCCCGACCGCCGTGCCCTGCGCGTCAAGCCAATCCTGGTCTACGAAACGCCCGAGCGGCGTGAGCGGACGAGTTGGCGCAGTTGGGGTGGCATCCAGACCGCGGACGGAGCCCGCGCGGAAGTGAGCCGCATCGAGGGCGAGCTGAAGGCCCTACGCGGGCAGGCGGATTTCCCGGTCGAGTTTCAGCCGGCGGCCGCGATCCGCGGCGCGGGCGACGTGGCCGGCGTCGGCGACTTGGCCAACGCAGACACGATCCTGGTCTACGCTGCCGGCGGCGGAATGGACACGTTCGATGTACTGGCCGAGTTCGGCAAGCCCCTGATCATCTTCTGCCGCCACAAGTCCGGGCCGGTGTATCTCTGGTACGAGATCATCAGCCCGCGCTATCTGCGGCAACACACGGACAAGCTGGCGGTCAGCGCGCTCGACGAGGACGACGTCGTCATCGATAGCCAGGATGAGCTGCTGTGGCGCCTGCGGTCGCTGTGCGGCCTGGTCAACACCGTGGGCACGCGCATCCTCGCCATTGGCGGACCGGGTGCCTGGGCCCAGCCTGCGGGCGTCGTGCCCAAGCTCGTCGAAGACAAGCTGAAGTTCGAGATCCGCACCGTGTCCTACGACGAGCTGGGCAAGCTGATCAAGCAGGCCCGCTCCGACGACCAGGCGGTGCAGCGCGCCAAGCAGCGCGGCGAGGAGTACCTTCAGTTGCCGGGCAGCACGCTCGAGACCGACCGGCCCTTCGTCCACAACGCCTTCCTGCTCGACGACATCCTGCGTCGCCTGATGCAGGAGGCCGGGTGCCGGGCTATCACGATCAACGACTGCATGTCGACGATCATGCCGCTGGCCGAGACAACGGCCTGCCTCACGCTCAGCACGCTCAACGATGCCGGGTACCTGGCGTTCTGCGAATCCGATTTCGTCGTCATCCCCTCCGGCGTACTGCTGGCGAACATCGCCGGCCGGCCGGTGTTCCTGAACGACCCCACCTATCCGCACGATGGGCTGATCACGCTGGCACACTGCACGGCGCCGCGGCGGATGAGCGGGCAGAAACTGGAGCCGGCGCGGATCCTGACGCACTTCGAGTCCGACTACGGGGCGGCGCCGAAGGTCGAGATGGCCAAGGGGCAGGTGGTCACCAACGTGCTGCCGGACTTCAGGCTCGAGCGCTGGGTCGGGCTGCGCGGCGAGATCGTGGAGGCTCCCTTCCTCGACATTTGCCGCTCGCAGATCGACATCCGCTTTACGTGTGACAGCCAGACCGTGGCCAAACGGATGCCCGGGTTCCACTGGATGACCGTCTACGGCGATTACCTGCGGGAAACGGGTTACGCGCTGAAGCGGATTCCGATCGCGTGGGAAACGCTGACCTAGCGGCGAGGCGTGCATATCCGCCGCACGCGCTGTCGGCAAGGATCACGGCATGAAAGTGCTGCTGACGACGGGCACGCGCGGGGCACGATTGCCGCGCGCTGCAGCACGCTTAATGCTGCGTGCGGCCCTGTGTGGCCTGGTGACGGCCTGCGCGGCGGGCCAGCACCCGCAACGTTTGCCCGCGCGCTGCCCCGACGAACACCCGACGACGCAACCGGCGACTGCGCTGGCGGCCATCACGCTGCATATCGCCCCCGATGGCAACGACACCTGGTCCGGCCGGCTGGCAAGGCCCACTGAAGCGCGGACGGACGGGCCGCTGGCCTCGCTGCCAGGTGCGCGCGACGCGATCCGGCGATTGAAATCGGACGGTGCGCTGGTTGGCCCGGTCACGGTTGAGATCGCCGGTGGGCGCTACCCGCTGCTTGAACCGCTTGTGCTCACACCGGCGGATACCGGCACTCCCGCGGCCCCGATCGTCTACCGGGCCCGCACCGGCGCGCGACCGGTGTTCGATGGCGGCCGAACCATCGCCGGGTTCACCACGGACGCATCCGGGCGTTGGGTGGCCCAGGTACCGGAGGTGGTCGCCGGCCGGTGGTACTTCGAGCAACTCTACGTGAATGGTCGCCGCGCCACCCGCGCGCAGTCGCCGGACACCGGCTACTTTCTCATGCAGGATGTCAACGAGGCCGTGCTCACGGCGGGCGAGCCGTTCGCCCGTGACGCGCGCCAGACGGTGACCGCGCGGCCGGAGGACTTGTCCGTTCTCCACGGACTGTCCGCGGCGCAACTCGCCGACGTGCAGTTGGTCGCGTACCACAAGTGGGACATCACCCGCCGCTTCATCGAACGTGTCGATCATGACCGCGCCGCCCTCGTTACGCGTGGCGAGGGCATGAAGCCGTGGAACCCCTGGACGAAGGACACGCGCTATCGGCTGGAAAACGTGCCGGCGGCGTTGAACGCCCCGGGCGAGTGGTATCTCGACCGCGGCGGCCGTCTCCTGTACATCCCCCGGGACGGCGAGGTGCTCGCCGACGCCACGGTCGTCGCGCCGGTGACGGAGAGGTTCATCGTCGCGGCGGGCCGCCCCGACGCCGGTGAGCTGGTTCAGCACATCCGGTTCGAGGGACTCACGTTTCGACATGCCGGCTACTCGCTGCCGCCGCACGGGTTCGAGCCCAGCCAGGCCGCCGCCACGATCGACGCCGTCATCATGCTCGACGACGCCCGGCACGTCGACATCGCCGCATGCACACTGGAGCATACCGGGCGCTACGGCATCTGGTTCCGGCGTGGTTGCCGGGACTGCCGGGTGGAGCGGACCTGCCTGCAGGATCTGGGCGCCGGCGGTATCCGCATCGGCGAAACCGAAATCCGTCCCCAGGAAGCCGAGCGCACCGGCCGGATCGTCGTCGACAACAACGTCATCCGCGCCGGGGGGCGCATCTTCCCGTGCGCCGTCGGCGTGTGGATCGGCCAGAGTGGTGACAACCAGGTCACCCACAACGAGATCAGCGACCTGTACTACACCGGCGTCTCCGTCGGTTGGCGCTGGGGGTATGCGGAGAGCCTGGCGAAGCAGAATGTGATCGAGTTCAACCACATTCATCACATCGGCCAGGGCATCCTGAGCGACATGGGCGGCGTGTACACGCTCGGACCGTCCGAGGGCACGCGCGTCAGCCACAACGTCATCCACGACGTTGACAGCGCGTCGTACGGCGGCTGGGGGCTGTACACCGACGAAGGCAGCACCGGCATCCGCATGGAATGCAACCTGGTCTACGACGTGGAGACCGGTGGGTTCCATCAACACTACGGTCGCGACAACGTCATTCGCAATAACATCTTCGCGTTCAGCCGCCTGTACCAGCTCCAGTGCACGCGCGTGGAGCCGCATCGCTCTTTCACCTTCGAGCACAACATCGTCTACGGCGTCGAGGGGGTCCTGCTTGACGGCCCCTGGACGAAGATCAACGTTGTCATGGACCGCAACTGTTACTGGGTGCCGGACGGGCCGGCCGCGAAATTCGCCGACCTGAGCTGGCAGGAGTGGCAAGCCGCCGGTCGCGACCAGCACTCGCTCATTGCCGATCCGGGATTCCGCGACCCCGCGGCGCGCGACTTCCGTCTCGCACCGGACTCACCCGCGCTCTCGACCGGCTTCCAGCCCTTCGATTTCACGCAGGCCGGCGTCTACGGCGCTCGGTGCGGCCCCTGAGCCGGTCGTGTGCACCTCCGCGCCAAGATTCCGCGACCATCGGCAGTGTCCGGCGGCACCCCGCGCCCGAATCGCAACCCGACGGTGCCCGGCGCGGCTTGGCATTTGAACCAGCGCGCTGGCCGCGGCGCATTCTGGTTGGTACACTCGAACAGTGGTCATCGCGACCGCGCGCGGCGTGCCTTGTGGCATTGGCTGATTCGCCGGCGCCTCACGACCACCGTCTGGCGTCCACTGATGGAGTGGCCGCGCCGGCGGCATCTCCGCTTTCGGCGTCGCATCGCGGACGCGGCCACGCCGGTACATGTGCCCTGCCCCATGACCATCCTGAGCGCCGGCGTATAGGGTGCGACGCTCGCCGCCCGCGTGGGGCGCCACGCTCGCCGCACGGACCGCGCAGCGCGCACCCGCTTCGCTACGCCATGCGGTATCTCGTCCCCGCGCCGAGCCGCGGCGCAGTCCGTGAGTGGGGCTCGCGCGCACGTCGGCCTGAGGCACGTTTGTGCGTACAATGCCCGGCGCCATCAGCTTGTCAGGAGAACGTGCATGAAGCGGCCGCCAGTACTGCTACTCATCGCCGGGCTAGCTG
This DNA window, taken from Phycisphaerae bacterium, encodes the following:
- a CDS encoding sugar isomerase gives rise to the protein MRVKPILVYETPERRERTSWRSWGGIQTADGARAEVSRIEGELKALRGQADFPVEFQPAAAIRGAGDVAGVGDLANADTILVYAAGGGMDTFDVLAEFGKPLIIFCRHKSGPVYLWYEIISPRYLRQHTDKLAVSALDEDDVVIDSQDELLWRLRSLCGLVNTVGTRILAIGGPGAWAQPAGVVPKLVEDKLKFEIRTVSYDELGKLIKQARSDDQAVQRAKQRGEEYLQLPGSTLETDRPFVHNAFLLDDILRRLMQEAGCRAITINDCMSTIMPLAETTACLTLSTLNDAGYLAFCESDFVVIPSGVLLANIAGRPVFLNDPTYPHDGLITLAHCTAPRRMSGQKLEPARILTHFESDYGAAPKVEMAKGQVVTNVLPDFRLERWVGLRGEIVEAPFLDICRSQIDIRFTCDSQTVAKRMPGFHWMTVYGDYLRETGYALKRIPIAWETLT
- a CDS encoding right-handed parallel beta-helix repeat-containing protein, with translation MKVLLTTGTRGARLPRAAARLMLRAALCGLVTACAAGQHPQRLPARCPDEHPTTQPATALAAITLHIAPDGNDTWSGRLARPTEARTDGPLASLPGARDAIRRLKSDGALVGPVTVEIAGGRYPLLEPLVLTPADTGTPAAPIVYRARTGARPVFDGGRTIAGFTTDASGRWVAQVPEVVAGRWYFEQLYVNGRRATRAQSPDTGYFLMQDVNEAVLTAGEPFARDARQTVTARPEDLSVLHGLSAAQLADVQLVAYHKWDITRRFIERVDHDRAALVTRGEGMKPWNPWTKDTRYRLENVPAALNAPGEWYLDRGGRLLYIPRDGEVLADATVVAPVTERFIVAAGRPDAGELVQHIRFEGLTFRHAGYSLPPHGFEPSQAAATIDAVIMLDDARHVDIAACTLEHTGRYGIWFRRGCRDCRVERTCLQDLGAGGIRIGETEIRPQEAERTGRIVVDNNVIRAGGRIFPCAVGVWIGQSGDNQVTHNEISDLYYTGVSVGWRWGYAESLAKQNVIEFNHIHHIGQGILSDMGGVYTLGPSEGTRVSHNVIHDVDSASYGGWGLYTDEGSTGIRMECNLVYDVETGGFHQHYGRDNVIRNNIFAFSRLYQLQCTRVEPHRSFTFEHNIVYGVEGVLLDGPWTKINVVMDRNCYWVPDGPAAKFADLSWQEWQAAGRDQHSLIADPGFRDPAARDFRLAPDSPALSTGFQPFDFTQAGVYGARCGP